A window of Streptomyces sp. Je 1-332 genomic DNA:
CGTACGACGCGCCGTCCAGCTCGCGCAGCACCCAGCACACCCGCTGCTCCGGCGAGAGGCCCGCCATCGCCCGGCCCAGGTCCGCCACGGCGGCGTACCCTTCGGCCGCCCGCGCCGGCGAGACCTCGTGCTCAGGCGCGGCCGGCTCGGGCAGCCCGTCGAGGGCCACGACCGGCCGCCGCGCACGCAGCAGGTTCAGGCAGCGGTTGGTGACGATGCGGTAGATCCACGTGCCGAACCGCGCGTCCCCGCGGAACTCCGGCAGCTTGCGCCAGGCGCTGACGAAGGAGTCCTGCACGGCGTCCTCCGCCTCGGGGCGGCTCCCGAGCAGGCGCGTCGCGAGGCGCAGCGCCATGGGCGCGTGCCGGTGCACGAGAGCCTCGAAGGCCTCCTCGTCGCCCTCCGCTGCCCGCACGGCGAGCAGTCCGTCGTCATGGGTGGACGACGCGTCCGCTTCCCCGGCTGCGGCGTCCGCTCCCCCGGCTGTCGCGTCCGCTTCCCCGGCTGTTCCGCCCCGGTCGCCCGGCACACGCGGCTCCTCTCACCTCGGTCGTGCTGCTACGACACACGAAGGGCCCGCCGCGTTACGCGGCCCAGGAACGCTACATGCCGGGGCGGGAAATTCCCGCGAGGCGCGTAACGGAGGCGGGGTACTCGGGTCGGAGCAGGTGAAGAGGCGGACAGACCCGACGACGAGGAGACGCCACCATGACGACGCAGGACCTCACCTCGAACACAGCAGCACCCGGCAGCACGGAGAAGGACCTCGGCAGCGAGCTTCACCGCACCACTGGGGGAGCCACCACCGTCAGCGGAGCCACCGGCGCGGCCCAGCCCGCGGCGACGCGGGGCAAGACGTCCATTGCCGATGTCGTGGTCGTGAAGATCGCCGGCATGGCGGCCCGCGAGATCCCCGGCGTCTTCGACATGGGAGGCGGCCTGTCCCGCACCATCGGCGCCGTGCGCGACCGCGTTCCCGGCGGGCGCCCCAACGTCGGCCGCGGGGTGAAGGTCGAGGTCGGTGAGCGGCAGACGGCGATCGACCTGGACATCGTCGTCGAGTACGGCGTGCCCATCACCGACGTCGCCCACGACGTGCGCGAGAACGTCATCTCGGCGGTGGAGCGCATCACGGGGCTCGAAGTGGTCGAGGTGAACGTCGCCGTGAACGACGTGCACCTGCCCGAGGACGACAACGCGGACTCCGGCGCCGAGACCCGCGTCGAGTAGGGCGGGGCCCTGCCCCGCGCGGGCCACGGCGCGACGTTCCCCTTGTCGTGACGCTTCTCGTGACGCTTCTCGTGACGTTCCCCTTCTGTGGTGTGAGGTGAGTGGTGAGCACAGCTCTGGTCGGCCTCATGGCGGGCATGGCCCTGGGATTCGCCGGGTGGTTCGGCGGCTTCGGCGCGTTCCTCCTGGTCGCCGCGCTCGGTGCCGTCGGCTTCGTCCTTGGGTGCTTTGTCGACAACGGCACGGACATACGCGCCTTCCTCGGCGGGCGTGACCGGGAGCGGCGGTGACCACGCCGGCGGCGGAGCGCGGGACGACGACCGTCGCGGACCGCGCGGTGCGCCGCATCGCACAGCGCGCCGCGACGGAGGCGCTCGCGCCCGGCGCGGTCGAGGTCGAGGGAGGTGCGGCGGCCGTGCGCGGCAGGCGGGCCCAGGTGGGCGTCACGGTGACGCTGCCGTATCCCGCCGTGCTCGACGAGGCGGGCGAGAGCGTACGGGCGCACGTCACCGAGCGCACGGAGCGGCTCACCGGCCTCACCGTGTCCTCGGCACGGATTCGCGTGCGGGGGCTGTCCCGGGGCCTGGCCCGCCGCGAACTGCCCGCCGGGCAGCTCGCACCGCCGGTCGAGGCTGCTGGGCGTGCCCACCGCCCCTGGTCTCAACGCCGCCTGCCCGTCGGGGTGTTGACCCTGCTCGCCGCCGCGGTCTGCGGGGTGCTGCTGTACGACGTGGTGTCCGTGCACGCGGCCGGGCAGGCTCCCGCACGGTGGCGGGTCCGGGCGATGGAGTGGCTCGGCACCCACGGGCCCTACGGCGGCACGACCTCGGGCGTCCTCGCGGCGATCGCCGTCTTCGCGCTCGGTGTCTGGCTGCTGGTCCTCGCCCTCGCCCCGGGCCGTCGCGGCGTTCTCCCGATGAGGCCGCCGCTGCCGGGGGTGCGCGCGGCAGTGGACCGGCGGGCGGTCGCGGTCCTGCTGCGGGATGCCGTGACCGGCGTACCGGGCGTCGGCAGGGTCCGGGTGAGGGTCGGCCGCCGTACGGCACGGGTGCGCGCCGGGCTCGAGTTCGGCGAGCTGGAGGGCGCGCGCCGGGCGGTGGCCGAGACCGCCGAGGCGACGACGACGGACCTCGCCCTCGCCGGCCCGCTGCGGCTGCGCGTGCGCCTGCGTACGGCACCCGGCTGGCGCGCTCCTGCGGGGGCCGGGGCAGGGAGCGGGCCCGAGTCAGGGGCTGGGTCCGGGAGCCGGGCTGGGGCTGGGCCCGGGAGAGGGACCGGGTCCGTGCCCGACGCGGGGTCCGACCCGGGGGCTGAGTCGAGGCCCTGGAGCGGGGCAGGGTCCAGGAACGGGCCGGGGTCCGGAGCGGGGAGCGAGGCACGGCCCGGGCCCGGGGCAGGGAGCGAGCCCGAGGCAGAACCCGGGTGCGGGCCCGTGCCCGAGGCAGGGTCCGGGCCCGGGGCTGAGACAGGGCCCGGGCGCGGGGCAGGGCCCTGGAGCGGCGCCGAGGCCGGGAGCGGGCCCGGTGTGAGGGAGAGGAGTGGCCCTGATGAGCCGAATCCGTAGCGGTGTGAACCGGGTGACTCTGCTCTGTGCGGCGGTAGTTCTCCTGGTTTCGGGAGCGGCTCTGGCCTCCGCGGTCGCTCCCGTCCGTGAGCGGCTGCCGGCGGCCCTGCCCCGCCTCGGCGCCGACCGGGTGTGGCTGGGCCGGGAGATGCTCGGCCGGTGGCGTGACCACGGCTGGTGGCCGCCCGTCGTGATCGCCGCGCTGGCCCTGCTCGCCGTCCTGTTCCTCTGCTGGGCCGCCGCCCAGATCCGCACCGGCCGGCTGCGCGAACTACCGCTCGGGCAGCCCGGGATCACGCTCTCCGCCACGGCCCTGGCCTCCGCGATGGCCGAACGCGCCCGAGCCGTCGACGGCGTGGCCCGCGCGCACGTACGACTCCTCGGACGCCCCCGGCGGCTGCGCGCCCGCATCACGCTGGTCCTTGAGCCCGACGGCTCCCCCGAAGCGGTGTTGCGCGAGCTCGCCCGGGACACCATCGCGGAGGCGCGGGCTGCGACCGCACCCCGCGTCCTGGAGGCGGACGTTCGCTTCACGACCCGGCGGCACCGGGTGCGGCGCACTCACTGAAGCTGAAGCGCCGGGAGGTCAGAGGGCTTCCAGCGTGTCAGAGGGCTTCCAGTGTGGTGCGCAGGTCGGTGGCGCGAGGGCGGTTGTGGGGAAGCCTCGCGAGCACGGCGGCCATGCCACAGCTGTCGGTGACGGCGGAGAAGACGAGGCCGGCGCCGACACCCGCGGCCAGCCAGCGCGCGGGCCGCAAGCGGGTTCCGGCGGCGAGGCCGAGGACGACAAGGGCCCCGGCGGCGAGCCGCACCTGGCGCTCCATCGGCCAGGCCGTAGGCGCGCCCTCCGAGGGGTGGAGCGGGTGGCCCTGTTCGGCCCAGGCCGTGGTGCCGCCCGCGAGGGTGGCGGCGGGGATGTCGGCGGCGGCCAGCTCGTCGCACGCGGAAGCGGAGCGCTTCCCGGAGGCGCAGACCATCAGGAGCTCGCCACGGGCAGCGGCGGCCTTGAGCTCGGGCAGCGCCATGTGCAGGTGATCGACGGGGATGTTGTGGGCCCCGGGCAGGTGGCCGGCGGCGTACTCGCCGGGGCTGCGGACGTCGATGACGGTGTAGCGGTCGAGGCGTGCGGCCGCCTCGGCGGGGGCCAGATCGGTGGGGGAAGTCATGTGGTGCTGTCCTTTCGTCGAGCCAAGGCTCTCACTCCGACGCGGGGGCGATCAGCCGCCCGGCGGGGGCGTCGGACGTATGTCGGCGATGACCTTGATCTGTAGGCGGTGTGTCGGTGGGGGCTGCGACCTTGGGCGGGTCGATCGTTGCTCCCCCTGAGCACGCTGCCCCGAACACCAGGAGCCCACCGTGTCTTCCGTATCCCAGAGCCGAGCGTGGGACGTTCACCGGCTGCCGACCGCCGAGGGCAGGAACTTCCTGATCACCGGGGGCAACGCCGGGATCGGCTACTTCGCCGCGGAGCAGCTCGCCGCCACCGGTGCCCTCGTCGTGCTCGGCAGCCGGAACGCCGCGAAGGCCGACGCCGCCATGGCATCGATCCGCTCGCGCGTCCCCGATGCGCGGCTGCGGCACCTGCGACTCGACGTCGCCGACCTGTCGTCCCTGAGGAGCGCCGTGGACGGACT
This region includes:
- a CDS encoding RNA polymerase sigma factor, which produces MLAVRAAEGDEEAFEALVHRHAPMALRLATRLLGSRPEAEDAVQDSFVSAWRKLPEFRGDARFGTWIYRIVTNRCLNLLRARRPVVALDGLPEPAAPEHEVSPARAAEGYAAVADLGRAMAGLSPEQRVCWVLRELDGASYEVIAETVGISPEAVRGRVFRARRYLTEAMAAWR
- a CDS encoding Asp23/Gls24 family envelope stress response protein translates to MTTQDLTSNTAAPGSTEKDLGSELHRTTGGATTVSGATGAAQPAATRGKTSIADVVVVKIAGMAAREIPGVFDMGGGLSRTIGAVRDRVPGGRPNVGRGVKVEVGERQTAIDLDIVVEYGVPITDVAHDVRENVISAVERITGLEVVEVNVAVNDVHLPEDDNADSGAETRVE
- a CDS encoding DUF6286 domain-containing protein, with protein sequence MTTPAAERGTTTVADRAVRRIAQRAATEALAPGAVEVEGGAAAVRGRRAQVGVTVTLPYPAVLDEAGESVRAHVTERTERLTGLTVSSARIRVRGLSRGLARRELPAGQLAPPVEAAGRAHRPWSQRRLPVGVLTLLAAAVCGVLLYDVVSVHAAGQAPARWRVRAMEWLGTHGPYGGTTSGVLAAIAVFALGVWLLVLALAPGRRGVLPMRPPLPGVRAAVDRRAVAVLLRDAVTGVPGVGRVRVRVGRRTARVRAGLEFGELEGARRAVAETAEATTTDLALAGPLRLRVRLRTAPGWRAPAGAGAGSGPESGAGSGSRAGAGPGRGTGSVPDAGSDPGAESRPWSGAGSRNGPGSGAGSEARPGPGAGSEPEAEPGCGPVPEAGSGPGAETGPGRGAGPWSGAEAGSGPGVRERSGPDEPNP
- a CDS encoding alkaline shock response membrane anchor protein AmaP encodes the protein MSRIRSGVNRVTLLCAAVVLLVSGAALASAVAPVRERLPAALPRLGADRVWLGREMLGRWRDHGWWPPVVIAALALLAVLFLCWAAAQIRTGRLRELPLGQPGITLSATALASAMAERARAVDGVARAHVRLLGRPRRLRARITLVLEPDGSPEAVLRELARDTIAEARAATAPRVLEADVRFTTRRHRVRRTH
- a CDS encoding rhodanese-like domain-containing protein, coding for MTSPTDLAPAEAAARLDRYTVIDVRSPGEYAAGHLPGAHNIPVDHLHMALPELKAAAARGELLMVCASGKRSASACDELAAADIPAATLAGGTTAWAEQGHPLHPSEGAPTAWPMERQVRLAAGALVVLGLAAGTRLRPARWLAAGVGAGLVFSAVTDSCGMAAVLARLPHNRPRATDLRTTLEAL